The sequence AATACCTTCGCTGTTGTGTTCCTCTGCGTCCAAGCTTGCTTGGTACAAGTgagtacaattaattataaatacaccTAATGCTTTCATAATGAGATCAGGATAGATTGGGTCCCTATTAAATGCCTGTACTTTAATTTCACTTTAAATGCTTACAGAGCGTGTTCAGTCAGTGCACCAGCCGCGCCGCAGTGGCCGCTGACCCCTCTCCTTACGGTTTGGCCGGTCCCCTCGCATTAGACGGTTGCGCTGGCTGGGGAGGTATGGCTGCCGCCGCTCCCTTCGGCTACCGCGCTGGAATCGCTGACATCGCCTACCCTGGTCTGGCTGCTCCTTACGCCGGTCTGGCTGGCCCTTACGCTGGATTAGCTGGCCCTTACGCTGGTTTGGCTGCCCCATACGGTGCGGCTGCTCCTTACGGTGGTGCCGGTGAAGGTAACGTGGCTGTCGCCGGTGAGCTGCCAGTCGCTGGTAGCACCGCTGTCGCCGGTCAGGTGCCCATCATGGGCGCTGTGAAGTTCGGTGGTGATGTCGCTGCTGCTGGAGCCGTGTCCATCGCTGGACAGTGCGCTTGCGGCTGCGGAGCTGGCTCCCCTTACTACTATTGATTCAAAGGATTTCAGTAATGTAACTCAAAccaaatttgaaataaacagtCACTGTTCAGTAATAAAACGCTTTTTATATTTGATACCAAATCTTCATTACATAAAAAGAAACatcgggtgaacatataaggtattctaacctttaattttcaatcgcgattaagacccgttacattataatattatacataaaaagaaTACGGCATTGTCTTTACTTAGTgaatactgttatttatttcatgtgGTGTATAGGATCGttaaaaattacgtaaataagGCTCAAATGTAGGTAGAAATTGGCtggatagatagatagatgtaGAAGAAAGCAGCGTAAAGCAGTGACAGATGACGTTTGTTGGGGAAGACCTTCTGCCTATCTTTGCCttagtataaaattatcacaaCATATCATAGAATAAAGTCTCTTCACCGCAtctaaaaaaagaagaaaaaattaaaatcaattgaaTGTATTTGCGGTTTTCAGCAATACATAAAGCGATTCCCAAAAAGCTTGAACGTATAATCTGTGTTGGAAATCTTTAGTAATTTAAACATTAGAATTTTTTGAGATATGTTTGCTTGAGAAAAAAATACCATCTTCTTACATCGatagattttaataattctCACATTTTGTACTTTGTAGACagataagtacataaaaaactatGCATTGAATCAGACCTACAGCGTCCATACTTTTAAATGTTTCGACCCATATTTCGAGAAATTAAAGTGTGATTTTCAACAAGGGAACCTATGTTTTCTTCATGTTTGGTCCAAAATCTAGCTATAGAGTTCAAAATTACGTCAAAATCGATTTACTGGTACGCATATCTAAGGATATTTAACTTTAACATTTGAAGAAATGAATCAGATTGAGGTTATTACGACTAGGTTTCAACGACAAAGACAATTAGTATTTGCACAAATCTTTATTTATCGGAAATTGATTGTGGTATTACTTTTTCTAGTATACTCCACACCCACAAGCATAACCTCCGGCTTGTCCCAGACCAATGACAGCAGGAGCAACAGCTGCTATACCTGAACCGCAGCCAGCAGCTCCATAGCCGGCAGCTCCATAGCCGGCAGCTCCATAGCTGGCAGCTCCATAGCCGGCAGCACCGTAGCCGATACCAGCTGGTCCAACACCAATAGCACCAGCAGAATTGAGAGCATTGCTTGTGATAGCAGTCACTCCATTACCACAGCCGTAGTTGACGATGCCTGCACCAGCAGAGGGCAACGCACCCTCCAAAGCTACAGCACTCAAGAACGGCAGCTCACCGACTACGAGTAGAGAGCCTTCATAAGTGTTCTCAGACTCTACAGAGAGGCCGGTGGGAGCGATGGCGGAGGCGCTGGAGACGGGCAGAGCGCCGCCACTGGTGGGAGTCACCTCGATACTTGCAGCGTTTATGCCAGCACCAGCGTAACCTAGACCAGCGCCGATGCCACACCCTGAACCAATGCCGAGTCCAGCTCCGTAAGCCAATCCATTACCTCGCAGTGCGCCACATGATGAATAGCCGGCACCTACAGCGCGCAGCTGATTGGCTCCAGGATAAACACACTGACTGAATGCAACCTGTGCGATGAGCGCCTGAGCGCAGAGGACGAGGATAGCTGCGGCAGACATGTTACTTATTGTACTGCTGACACGAGAATGATGTCCAGCACCACTGCTGCTGCTTTTATACTAACACTGTGTTATCAATACACAATCACTTACACTCGTCTATGAAATACTGTTTGTGACATTTGCGATAAATATTGCACTTATTTAGCGAACATAATGTACATCACGTACTGCGATAATACAGACCTAGTAACTGCAATTGTGGCGAATATAAAACCGTGTGAATAGTTGCAGTTCATCATTCAGTCTTCAGCTCCTCGTTGAACAAACATCAAATATGAATACCCTCGCTGTTGTGTTCCTCTGCGTCCAAGCTTGCTTGGTACAGGtaagatttaatattttcttctaaaattcCTAAACTTTTTAATCGATAACTATGAGCATTTTGTTCTAACTCTTAATATTTCTTCAGAGCGTGTTCAGTCAGTGCGGTGGGTGTGGCTACTCTCCCGTTGCTGGCATCGCTCCTACTCTCGGCTGCGGTGGAGCCGCTCTTGGTTACGGTGGACTCACCGCATCAGGAGGCTTAGCTGGACTCGGCGCGTACGGTAGCGCTGCTGGTGTTGGGTATGCAGCTTCAGGTGCGAGTGCGTACGGCGGCGCCGGTGAAGGTAACGTGGCGGTCGCCGGTGAGCTGCCAGTCGCCGGTAACACCGCCGTCATCGGTCAGGTGCCTATCTTGGGCGCTGTGAGATTCGAAGGAGCTGTGCCGGCTTGTGGCGCCGTGTCCATCGCTGGACAGTGTGCTTGCGGCTGTGGATACTGAAATTACGGAAAAAACCGAgacatataatatattgagCTTACATTGTAGttcacatttaaaattgtataaaataaacgaaacTACCTATGAAAtactatttgttttagtttcatATCTTGTTGTATGGTGTTTTTAATCACTCAGAAACCAAAccctttaataaataaataaacaatgtgaATAACTGTGTTACCGAATGACAAtaacttgtattttaattttattctcattAAAATCAGTACTTGTACTTATAAACATAAATCAGTTACTGATTAATCTAAAGTGAAGATAATCTATGATTCTGAAACAATACCGTTACCGCAACGTAGGTATTCAGGGAGATTTACTGCAGTCCGGTTtttggaggagctcgtggcttagttcataacagccgcacggatcgatctctgaggttaagctacgcttgccgaggttgttccgtggatgggtgaccatcttatacatatcgagttcctccgtgtttcggaaggcacgttaaattgtgggtcccgactgtcattttcggagatctttgacagtcgttaacagtcgtcagaagcttgaaagtctgacaaccagtctcaccgaagggtattgtgttataacccaagtaactgggttgtggaggtcagataggcagtcgctccatgtaaaacactggtatccagctacatccggtgagactggaagccgactccaacatagtttggaacaaaggctaagcgaatatatatatcgGTAGGTACTAgagcgtttgacatttcaatCTACGTATTTAAGGAAAAAAGGCTCAGATTCCGTAGCGCTATTCTACActgtcggtactgtcgagtatcgaaagtttgacatttaaaatgtactgccaaaatagttctgtcgatagttgtagagaatcaagctactttttattcatacataatttgtCTCTTGATAATCGACTTCGATAGGACCTATTGTAGATTGCGCAACTGAAATGGCTTAGATTGCCGACAAAACCATAGTCAGTTTTAGTATGTGAAGCCAATTGTCATTCAGAGTCGTTTAGCGTAACGACTACTCGGCATTTTATCGTTACAGTAAAAAGAAACAAGTCTTGCTTCAAAACAATTGTTTATTCTTGTGTTTTTGATGTCCGAATCTAATTGATTCAGTAAATGTAAGGGGAGCCAGCTCCGCAGCCGCAAGCGCACTGTCCAGCGATGGACACGGCACCAGCAGCAGCGACATCACCACCGAACTTCACAGCGCCCATGATGGGCACCTGACCGGCGACAGCGGTGCTACCAGCGACTGGCAGCTCACCGGCGACAGCCACGTTACCTTCACCGGCACCACCGTAAGGAGCAGCCGCACCGTATGGGGCAGCCAAACCAGCGTAAGGGCCAGCTAATCCAGCGTAAGGGCCAGCCAGACCAGCGTAAGGAGCACCCAGACCAGGGTAGGCGATGTCAGCGATTCCAGCGCGGTAGCCGAAGGGAGTGGCGGCAGCCATACCTCCCCAGCCAGCGCAACCGTCTAATGCGAGGGGACTGGCCAAACCGTAAGGAGAGGGGTCAGCGGCCACTGCGGCGCGGCTGGTACACTGACTGAACACGCTCTgtaaataatcttaatttagTCACTTCCTCTAGTTATTAAAGTTTGCAAAAAAAGTTGTAGTGACTTtcaagataaattatatttattaaatataattcttaCCTGTACCAAGCAAGCTTGGACGCAGAAGAACACAACAGCGAAGGTATTCATGTTTGATGTTTGTTCAACGAGGAGCTGAAGACTGAATGATGAACTGGATGTTGGGCagctttttatatgaaatgtgaGTTCAGTGCGTGTCACATGTGAAGAATAACATTTCGTAATATTCTATCACAATAAAAGTATTCAGTAAGTGTAATTGTTAGTACACAAGTTATAGGCTTATCGTTATTtcacaaactttttaattacaataacctATTAAGTTTTCTTGGTAATTGCTGATAAGGGTTATTATAAAAGCCTCACGAAGGTTGTATAACATCATTGTGTACTTCACATTAGTAACAACATGTCTGCTAAGATCGTCCTCGTCTTCTGCGCTCAGGCGCTCTTCGTGCAGgtaacaaactaaaatataatgttaaacaGACTTGTTAATTATTCGTTTCTTCACGAATTAACTCAATAATTTAGTCAATATTGTTTATGAATCTCGTCACGACACTATGTCTAATATCTGATTATGTATTAActacattattttcatatatttaggTTGCGTTCAGCCAGTGCCTCGGTAGCCGCGCGTTGGCTTCTCCTTGTGGACTGGCCGCTCCCGCGCTGGCGTACGACGGCTTGGCCGGACCTTATGGCATGGCCTCTCCTTACGGCTTGGGCGCACCTTGCGGTTATGCCGCCGCCATGGACTTCACCCCCACCAGCGGTGGTGGACTGCCCGTCTCCAGCGCCTCCGCCATCGCTCCCGTCGGCCTCTCCGTAGCGTCTGAGAACGTTTATGAGGGTATTCTGGCCGCGGCTGGTGAGCTGCCGTTCGTCGGTACTGTAGCTGTAGAGGGTGTGTTGCCCACTGCTGGTGCTGGTGCCGTCAACCACGCCTGCGGCAATGGCATCAACGCCATGGCCGCCGAGACTACTGCCTTCGCTCCCGGCTACGCTGCGGCCGCCTACGCTCCCGCTGCCGCTCTCGCTCCCTTCGGTGCTGCTGGCATCGCTCCCTTCGGTGTTGCCGGCATCGCTCCCGCCGCTGCTATCGCTCCTGGTCTCGGTCTCGCCGCTCCTGGTCTCGGCTACGCCGGATGGGCTGGCAGAGGATGCGGATGCGCTATCTAAGAAAATGACGTGGTTCTTAAGACTTCCGAGTAGTCGAAACAATTAAAAggattaataaaacaa is a genomic window of Anticarsia gemmatalis isolate Benzon Research Colony breed Stoneville strain chromosome 27, ilAntGemm2 primary, whole genome shotgun sequence containing:
- the LOC142984377 gene encoding chorion class A protein Ld19-like, with the protein product MNTFAVVFLCVQACLVQSVFSQCTSRAAVAADPSPYGLAGPLALDGCAGWGGMAAAAPFGYRAGIADIAYPGLAAPYAGLAGPYAGLAGPYAGLAAPYGAAAPYGGAGEGNVAVAGELPVAGSTAVAGQVPIMGAVKFGGDVAAAGAVSIAGQCACGCGAGSPYYY
- the LOC142984378 gene encoding chorion class B protein Ld10-like; amino-acid sequence: MSAAAILVLCAQALIAQVAFSQCVYPGANQLRAVGAGYSSCGALRGNGLAYGAGLGIGSGCGIGAGLGYAGAGINAASIEVTPTSGGALPVSSASAIAPTGLSVESENTYEGSLLVVGELPFLSAVALEGALPSAGAGIVNYGCGNGVTAITSNALNSAGAIGVGPAGIGYGAAGYGAASYGAAGYGAAGYGAAGCGSGIAAVAPAVIGLGQAGGYACGCGVY
- the LOC142984380 gene encoding chorion class A protein Ld2/Ld41-like yields the protein MNTLAVVFLCVQACLVQSVFSQCGGCGYSPVAGIAPTLGCGGAALGYGGLTASGGLAGLGAYGSAAGVGYAASGASAYGGAGEGNVAVAGELPVAGNTAVIGQVPILGAVRFEGAVPACGAVSIAGQCACGCGY
- the LOC142984381 gene encoding uncharacterized protein LOC142984381; translated protein: MSPAAILVLCAQALIAQVAFSQCVYPGANQLRAVGAGYSSCGALGGNGLAYGAGLGIGSGCGIGAGLGYAGAGLNAASIEVTPTSGGALPVSSASAIAPTGLSVESENAYEGSLLVVGELPFLSAVALEGALPSAGAGIVNYGCGNGVTAITSNALNSAGGIGVGPAGIGYGAAGYRAAGYGAAGYGAAGYGAAGCGSNSASASSASPSGVAETRSGETETRSDSSGGSDAGNTEGSDASSTEGSESGSGSVGGRSVAGSEGSSLGGHGVDAIAAGVVDGTSTSSGQHTLYSYSTDERQLTSRGQNTLINVLRRYGEADGSDGGGAGDGQSTTAGGGEVHGGGITASCPTSSSSFSLQLLVEQTSNMNTFAVVFFCVQACLVQSVFSQCTSRAAVAADPSPYGLASPLALDGCAGWGGMAAATPFGYRAGIADIAYPGLGAPYAGLAGPYAGLAGPYAGLAAPYGAAAPYGGAGEGNVAVAGELPVAGSTAVAGQVPIMGAVKFGGDVAAAGAVSIAGQCACGCGAGSPYIY
- the LOC142984483 gene encoding chorion class B protein Ld10-like; the protein is MSAKIVLVFCAQALFVQVAFSQCLGSRALASPCGLAAPALAYDGLAGPYGMASPYGLGAPCGYAAAMDFTPTSGGGLPVSSASAIAPVGLSVASENVYEGILAAAGELPFVGTVAVEGVLPTAGAGAVNHACGNGINAMAAETTAFAPGYAAAAYAPAAALAPFGAAGIAPFGVAGIAPAAAIAPGLGLAAPGLGYAGWAGRGCGCAI